One Nilaparvata lugens isolate BPH unplaced genomic scaffold, ASM1435652v1 scaffold4490, whole genome shotgun sequence genomic window carries:
- the LOC111060328 gene encoding microprocessor complex subunit DGCR8 — protein MNSPSWKSDISGAEVKMHSSQEVEDGSLTKSIATTSSVEDSFEPCTKKQKLSCKHIGLEKAYDLFPFAKNDTLSGDISVKSVNIQSEPNTEIVNDGQHCFKEEESPEDINNHNEADTELNLENNKSLKELYVLDESNGFDDGDAEALSDSSSNHSYDIPDDEIEALLEEGIGDTMIKDQPRKPLPFKNDSLREKLIKLANRVGMPLSSSVEGSNVDKIPNPDSNNSKDTPPRISDCENSSNDILNPDTNNSKDDPPQILGCGNSSNLNSDPNSLDVGLHNYNSKDENADTSKVKGETADLESSKPKTNNIDDEEEECKVFKIIDDDKNELEYEVRPKFVLEELEQNHFDLLPEGWVKLTHRSGMPLYLHRKSRVCTLSRPYYLGPGSNRNHSIPLEAIPCMQYRRALEKEKQKKEEMAETSNTDVSNLLAAGKGPSPLLRCARIETVEENRAYQSLKHKEVRDYCSKLFRFKSINSVRYKCWGTRKLIASHKEAERLQRPTLPNGTKLLRFEIRNADGTPTNRPQKEWIMNPAGKSYVCILHEYVQHALKSQPSYEFKELQNPSTPYSAEISIDGISYGKAFGTSKKQAKLLAAKAALEILIPDMKSKIDPDAKATKAQGTDAHLSIFDLIRIEDPRVIEFSNKTTEPSPYKMLLTCLQRNHSLPTVNCNYVVSKKEKKRNEFTITVGGHSATVVCKNKRDGKQRASQAILQALHPHVTTWGSLLRLYGNRSVKNIKEKKQQEKEITLLQSKASLNKPNFAILAKLREEMQKLHDKKNLLQPIGKFVPPDGVSVSSFSSSDLDKLDLGSSSTSPPASSIAPALISIPALSSKPALSSTPASSDSLPLFVKVPQPIEVVSKPI, from the coding sequence ATGAACTCACCATCTTGGAAATCTGATATTTCTGGTGCCGAAGTCAAGATGCATTCGTCCCAAGAAGTTGAAGACGGAAGCCTCACCAAGTCCATCGCAACTACCTCATCAGTTGAAGATAGTTTCGAGCCATGCaccaaaaaacaaaaactttcgTGTAAACATATCGGTCTTGAAAAAGCTTACGATTTATTCCCATTTGCCAAAAATGATACTTTGAGTGGAGATATTAGTGTAAAATCTGTAAATATTCAATCTGAGCCCAACACAGAAATCGTCAATGATGGACAACATTGTTTCAAAGAAGAAGAATCTCCAGAAGATATCAATAACCACAATGAAGCCGATACTGAATTGAATTTAGAAAACAACAAGTCATTGAAAGAACTCTATGTTTTAGATGAATCTAATGGTTTTGATGATGGTGATGCAGAGGCATTATCTGATTCATCAAGCAACCATTCGTATGACATTCCTGATGATGAGATTGAAGCATTACTTGAGGAGGGAATTGGTGATACAATGATTAAAGACCAACCAAGGAAACCTTTGCCGTTCAAAAATGATTCTCTTAGAGAAAAGCTCATTAAACTTGCTAACCGAGTTGGAATGCCACTTTCTAGCTCTGTCGAAGGAAGTAATGTTGATAAAATTCCAAATCCTGATTCTAACAACTCAAAAGATACACCACCTCGAATATCTGATtgtgaaaatagttcaaatgaTATTTTAAATCCTGATACTAACAATTCGAAAGATGATCCACCTCAAATATTAGGCTGTGGAAATagttcaaatttaaattcagaTCCAAATTCGTTAGATGTTGGATTACATAATTATAATTCCAAAGACGAGAATGCAGATACCTCTAAAGTGAAAGGTGAAACAGCTGATCTTGAATCAAGCAAACCAAagacaaataatattgatgatgaagaagaggaatgcaaagtatttaaaataattgatgatgACAAAAATGAACTAGAATATGAAGTTAGACCAAAGTTTGTCCTTGAGGAATTGGAACAGAATCATTTTGATCTTCTACCTGAAGGTTGGGTAAAGCTAACTCATCGGAGTGGAATGCCACTCTATCTACATAGGAAAAGTCGGGTATGTACATTGTCCAGACCATACTACCTAGGCCCAGGAAGTAATAGAAACCACAGCATCCCTTTGGAAGCCATCCCTTGTATGCAGTATCGCCGGGCGTTAGAGaaagagaagcagaagaaggaagagatggCAGAGACAAGTAACACGGATGTATCTAATTTGCTGGCAGCCGGCAAAGGTCCTTCACCTCTGCTGCGGTGTGCTCGTATTGAAACGGTTGAAGAGAATCGTGCTTACCAGTCTCTTAAACATAAAGAAGTTCGTGACTACTGCTCCAAGCTTTTCCGTTTCAAGTCAATCAACTCAGTCAGGTACAAGTGCTGGGGAACACGCAAACTGATTGCTAGTCATAAGGAAGCTGAACGATTGCAGCGGCCCACTCTTCCCAATGGCACAAAACTGCTCAGGTTTGAGATACGCAATGCGGATGGCACTCCTACTAATCGGCCACAAAAAGAGTGGATCATGAATCCGGCTGGTAAAAGCTACGTCTGTATTTTGCACGAATATGTTCAACACGCTCTTAAGAGTCAACCCTCCTATGAATTcaaagaattacaaaatccCTCTACACCATACAGTGCTGAAATATCAATTGATGGCATATCGTATGGAAAGGCGTTTGGGACCAGCAAGAAGCAAGCAAAGCTGCTTGCTGCCAAGGCAGCACTTGAAATACTCATTCCAGATATGAAATCGAAGATTGATCCAGATGCTAAGGCTACTAAAGCGCAAGGAACCGATGCTCatctttcaatatttgatttgattcgcATAGAAGATCCACGTGTTATTGAGTTCAGTAATAAGACAACTGAACCATCTCCCTACAAAATGCTGCTAACGTGTCTCCAGCGGAACCACTCATTGCCAACAGTCAACTGCAATTACGTTGTTAGCAAAAAGGAAAAAAAGCGGAATGAGTTTACAATAACCGTGGGCGGCCACTCGGCAACTGTGGTTTGCAAGAACAAACGCGATGGGAAGCAGCGTGCTTCGCAGGCTATTCTACAGGCTCTGCATCCTCATGTCACCACTTGGGGCTCCCTACTGCGACTCTACGGCAACCGATCAGTTAAAAACATCAAAGAAAAGAAGCAGCAAGAGAAGGAGATCACTCTTCTTCAAAGTAAGGCTTCACTCAATAAACCGAACTTTGCCATTCTCGCCAAGCTCCGAGAAGAAATGCAAAAGCTGCATGATAAGAAGAACCTACTCCAACCTATTGGAAAATTTGTGCCTCCTGATGGTGTCAGCGTTTCAAGCTTTTCATCGTCTGATCTTGATAAGCTCGACCTTGGCTCCAGTTCCACATCACCACCAGCATCCAGCATTGCACCAGCTCTCATCAGTATACCAGCTCTCAGCAGTAAACCAGCACTCAGCAGTACACCAGCAAGCTCGGACTCACTTCCTCTGTTTGTCAAGGTACCACAACCGATTGAAGTGGTGAGTAAACCAATTTAA